One stretch of Nocardia mangyaensis DNA includes these proteins:
- a CDS encoding TetR/AcrR family transcriptional regulator, protein MAAGGTTRAPHQRGDQPPLSREQIVAEAVRLLDEEGFDALSMRKLGARLGAGATSLYTHVANKDELLELVVDQVIGEIPVPEPDARRWRAVMHEQAAGVRATMLAHPWITVVLSNAALVYLGPNMMRLTDSMIAILEVADFSAEVVDIAADAIFQFIVGSCANEAAMLMTIARSGLSAEQWVTQVLTASEAAARPYPRLHQRYATRLAQSGTATTAQMLEKFTLELDLILDGIGARRG, encoded by the coding sequence ATGGCAGCGGGCGGCACGACCAGGGCACCGCACCAACGCGGTGACCAGCCCCCGCTCAGTCGCGAGCAGATCGTGGCCGAGGCTGTCCGGCTGCTCGACGAGGAGGGCTTCGACGCGCTGAGCATGCGCAAGCTCGGGGCCCGGCTCGGGGCGGGCGCGACCTCGCTCTACACCCACGTCGCGAACAAGGACGAACTGCTCGAGCTCGTCGTCGACCAGGTCATCGGCGAGATACCGGTTCCCGAACCCGATGCGCGGCGCTGGCGGGCGGTGATGCACGAGCAGGCGGCGGGGGTGCGCGCGACGATGCTGGCGCATCCGTGGATCACGGTGGTGCTCAGCAACGCGGCCCTGGTCTACCTCGGGCCCAACATGATGCGGCTGACCGATTCGATGATCGCGATCCTCGAAGTCGCCGACTTCAGTGCCGAGGTGGTCGACATCGCGGCCGACGCGATCTTCCAGTTCATCGTCGGCTCGTGCGCCAACGAGGCCGCGATGCTGATGACGATCGCGCGCAGCGGGCTGTCCGCCGAGCAGTGGGTCACCCAGGTCCTCACGGCCAGTGAGGCCGCCGCACGCCCCTACCCCCGACTGCACCAGCGCTACGCCACGCGGTTGGCGCAGTCCGGCACGGCGACGACCGCGCAGATGCTGGAGAAGTTCACCCTCGAACTCGACCTCATCCTGGACGGCATCGGCGCGCGGCGCGGCTGA
- a CDS encoding DUF1622 domain-containing protein gives MEFTEVIETTGKVLDGAGVAAIVIGALVGTVRFAAEMARRRDFELSYRTYRRGLGRAILLGLEFLVAADIIRTVAIAPTFANVGVLALIVLVRTFLSYSLELELTGRWPWQSSTAST, from the coding sequence GTGGAGTTCACCGAGGTGATCGAAACGACGGGCAAGGTCCTCGACGGCGCCGGTGTCGCGGCGATCGTCATCGGCGCGCTGGTGGGCACGGTCCGCTTCGCAGCGGAAATGGCCCGGCGGCGGGACTTCGAGCTGTCGTATCGCACCTACCGGCGCGGCCTCGGTCGCGCCATTCTGCTCGGGCTGGAATTCCTGGTCGCCGCCGACATCATCCGGACCGTCGCCATCGCACCGACCTTCGCCAACGTGGGCGTCCTCGCCCTGATCGTCCTGGTCAGGACCTTCCTCAGCTACTCTCTCGAACTCGAGCTGACCGGCAGGTGGCCGTGGCAGAGTTCGACCGCGAGCACCTAG
- the mshB gene encoding N-acetyl-1-D-myo-inositol-2-amino-2-deoxy-alpha-D-glucopyranoside deacetylase, whose protein sequence is MTGATGGLLLVHAHPDDETLTTGGTIAHYRRRGVPVTVVTCTLGEEGEVIGERWSRLIAAEADQLGGYRIGELTAALAALDAGEPRFLGGPGRWRDSGMAGTPSARNPRAFVNSGDAAVEALVEVLVELRPRVVVTYDPRGGYGHPDHIRAHEITTEAVSVAAERGWDVPKFYWTVTDASLLREHTAALARRTVDELPGALPKGWRLPVEPELAAMSTGGVTTEVDVSDVLAAKRAAMRAHATQVTVAPSGREFALSNNIALPVLPVEHFRLVRGTLGERGADGLEHDLFSGI, encoded by the coding sequence ATGACGGGTGCGACCGGGGGCCTGCTGCTCGTGCACGCCCATCCCGACGACGAAACCCTCACCACCGGTGGGACGATCGCGCACTATCGCCGCCGTGGCGTCCCGGTGACCGTGGTGACCTGCACCCTGGGTGAAGAAGGGGAGGTCATCGGCGAGCGGTGGTCACGACTGATCGCGGCCGAGGCCGATCAGCTCGGCGGCTACCGCATCGGCGAACTCACCGCGGCCCTGGCCGCTCTGGACGCGGGCGAGCCACGGTTCCTCGGCGGGCCCGGTCGCTGGCGCGATTCCGGGATGGCGGGCACGCCATCGGCGCGGAATCCGCGCGCTTTCGTGAACTCCGGTGACGCGGCGGTCGAGGCACTCGTCGAGGTGCTGGTGGAACTGCGGCCCCGCGTGGTGGTGACCTACGATCCGCGTGGCGGCTACGGCCATCCCGACCACATTCGCGCGCACGAGATCACCACCGAGGCTGTGTCCGTGGCCGCCGAACGAGGCTGGGACGTGCCGAAGTTCTACTGGACCGTCACCGACGCGAGCCTGCTGCGCGAGCACACCGCCGCGCTGGCGCGCCGCACCGTCGACGAACTGCCCGGCGCGCTGCCCAAGGGCTGGCGATTGCCGGTCGAGCCCGAACTGGCCGCGATGTCGACGGGCGGGGTGACCACCGAGGTCGACGTCTCCGACGTCCTCGCGGCCAAGCGGGCCGCCATGCGCGCGCACGCCACCCAGGTCACCGTCGCCCCCAGTGGTCGAGAGTTCGCCCTGTCGAACAACATCGCCCTGCCGGTGCTGCCGGTGGAGCATTTCCGGCTGGTCAGGGGCACGCTCGGAGAGCGCGGTGCCGATGGCCTCGAGCACGACCTGTTCTCGGGCATCTGA
- a CDS encoding ABC transporter family substrate-binding protein, translating to MLVAMTASMVLAGCTANPPPPIESTDSPKTTQAKPGKNTVVVAIDDIGIGFNPHLRSDQSPATNAVSSMVLPSPFRPVPNPALPGVVDRVPDAALIESAEVTSEEPFTLTYTLRNQANWSDGAPIAAEDFRFLWQQMVTQPGVVDPAGYRLISDVGSSGGGKTVTVTLAQPYPAWRELFANLLPSHLVKDSPGGFASGLVDRIPVSGGNFTIKSVDRGRDEILLERNDRFWGTPAAPDQILLRRGGTPSQLAESLRTGDAQMALVHGGVATQAQLAAIPAVRTTIMPQARELQLTLNGRSGDLADVRVRKAVLGLLDPALLATVGAQTGGWVEPARAQVLPPSSPGYLPTAPPRPTLDEAFALLADAGFGRAPETPQTVSPTSPAPQPRSVARDGKVLSVRIGAVVEDATALAVANTAADQLRSAGIDATVRGLPADELYGTNLTESVIDAIVGWELAGDDPATVLASRYGCEPVAPPDAEDEVRTAVEAYRKAPSNIGGVCDPTLQVSIDEALRGIEVPRILAEAEPRLWELSTVLPIVQDNVVAAAGPRVDGASLSGAIQVGIFGDTAQWRRIP from the coding sequence ATGTTGGTGGCGATGACCGCGTCGATGGTCCTCGCCGGTTGCACCGCGAATCCACCACCGCCCATCGAGAGTACCGATTCGCCCAAGACCACCCAGGCCAAGCCGGGGAAGAACACCGTCGTCGTCGCGATCGACGACATCGGCATCGGTTTCAATCCGCATCTGCGCTCGGATCAGTCACCCGCCACCAACGCGGTGAGTTCGATGGTGCTGCCGAGTCCGTTCCGCCCGGTGCCGAATCCGGCGCTGCCCGGGGTGGTCGATCGGGTGCCCGACGCGGCCCTCATCGAGTCGGCGGAGGTGACCTCGGAAGAGCCGTTCACCCTCACCTACACGCTGCGTAACCAGGCGAACTGGTCCGACGGCGCGCCGATAGCCGCCGAGGACTTCCGGTTCCTGTGGCAGCAGATGGTCACCCAGCCCGGCGTGGTGGATCCGGCGGGCTACCGGTTGATCTCGGATGTGGGCTCCTCCGGCGGCGGCAAGACCGTCACCGTGACGCTGGCCCAGCCCTACCCCGCCTGGCGTGAGCTGTTCGCGAATCTGTTGCCCTCGCATCTGGTGAAGGATTCGCCGGGTGGGTTCGCCAGCGGGCTGGTCGACCGGATTCCGGTCTCGGGTGGCAATTTCACCATCAAGTCGGTCGACCGGGGGCGCGACGAGATCCTGCTCGAACGCAACGACCGGTTCTGGGGCACTCCGGCCGCGCCGGATCAGATCCTGTTGCGCCGCGGCGGAACTCCCTCGCAGCTGGCGGAGTCCCTGCGCACCGGGGACGCGCAGATGGCGCTGGTGCACGGCGGCGTGGCGACCCAGGCCCAGCTGGCCGCGATTCCGGCGGTGCGGACCACGATCATGCCGCAGGCCCGCGAACTGCAGCTCACGCTCAACGGCCGCTCCGGCGATCTCGCCGATGTGCGGGTGCGCAAGGCGGTGCTCGGGCTGCTCGATCCGGCACTGCTGGCCACGGTCGGCGCGCAGACCGGCGGGTGGGTGGAACCCGCACGCGCCCAGGTGCTTCCGCCGTCGAGCCCCGGTTACCTGCCGACCGCACCCCCTCGACCGACCCTCGACGAGGCCTTCGCGCTACTGGCCGACGCCGGATTCGGTCGGGCACCGGAGACGCCGCAGACCGTTTCGCCCACTTCGCCCGCGCCGCAGCCACGTTCGGTCGCTCGCGACGGCAAGGTGCTGTCGGTGCGGATCGGGGCGGTTGTCGAGGACGCGACGGCACTGGCGGTCGCCAATACCGCCGCCGACCAATTGCGCAGTGCTGGAATCGATGCCACCGTGCGCGGCCTGCCCGCCGACGAGCTGTACGGCACGAACCTCACCGAGTCCGTGATCGACGCGATCGTCGGCTGGGAGTTGGCGGGCGACGATCCGGCCACGGTGCTGGCCTCGCGCTACGGCTGCGAGCCGGTGGCGCCGCCCGACGCCGAGGACGAAGTGCGCACCGCGGTGGAGGCGTACCGCAAGGCGCCGAGCAATATCGGTGGCGTGTGCGATCCGACCCTGCAGGTCTCGATCGACGAGGCGCTGCGCGGGATCGAGGTGCCCCGGATCCTGGCCGAGGCCGAACCGCGGCTGTGGGAGCTGTCGACGGTGCTGCCGATCGTGCAGGACAATGTCGTCGCGGCGGCCGGTCCGCGGGTGGACGGCGCGTCGTTGTCGGGCGCCATCCAGGTCGGGATCTTCGGTGACACGGCGCAGTGGCGGAGGATTCCATGA
- the typA gene encoding translational GTPase TypA, producing MSSTRDFRNVAIVAHVDHGKTTLVDAMLRQSGAFAERAELVDRVMDSGDLEREKGITILAKNTAVHRHHPDGSVTVINVIDTPGHADFGGEVERGLSMVDGVVLLVDASEGPLPQTRFVLRKALAAKLPVILVVNKTDRPDARIAEVVEESHDLLLDLASDLDDEAAEAAELALDLPVLYASGREGKASKEQPENGSAPAAENLDALFDVLLNNIPAPKGNVDAPLQAHVTNLDASAFLGRLALVRVHNGELRKGQNVTWINAEGAKQVKITELLQTIGVERQPGEVAVAGDIVAIAGIPDIMIGDTLADVENPVALPRISVDEPAISVVIGTNTSPLVGRVQGHKLTARMVKSRLDQELIGNVSLRVLDIGRPDAWEVQGRGELALAILVEQMRREGFELTVGKPQVVTKTVDGKVHEPFEELTIDCPDEYLGAITQLLAARKGKMVQMSNHAAGWVRMEFIVPSRGLIGFRTVFLTETRGTGIANAVSHGYAPWAGEIRARHTGSLVSDRAGTVTPFAMIQLADRGQFFVEPGADTYEGMVVGINPRAEDLDINVTREKKLTNMRSATADTFETMAKPLQLDLELAMEFCAGDECVEVTPEVVRVRKVVLGANERARDLSRRKARDRAVSNS from the coding sequence GTGTCGTCTACACGCGATTTTCGCAACGTCGCCATCGTGGCCCACGTCGACCACGGCAAGACGACGCTGGTCGACGCCATGCTTCGTCAGTCGGGCGCGTTCGCAGAGCGAGCCGAGCTGGTCGACCGAGTCATGGACTCCGGTGACCTCGAGCGCGAGAAGGGCATCACCATTCTCGCGAAGAACACCGCAGTACATCGTCACCACCCCGACGGTTCCGTCACCGTCATCAATGTCATCGATACCCCCGGCCACGCCGACTTCGGTGGTGAGGTCGAACGTGGCCTCTCCATGGTCGACGGTGTCGTGCTGCTCGTCGACGCGTCCGAGGGCCCGCTGCCCCAGACCCGCTTCGTGCTGCGCAAGGCGCTGGCCGCCAAGCTGCCGGTGATCCTGGTCGTCAACAAGACCGACCGCCCCGACGCCCGGATCGCCGAGGTCGTCGAGGAATCGCACGACCTGCTGCTCGACCTGGCATCCGACCTCGACGACGAGGCCGCCGAAGCCGCCGAGCTGGCGCTGGACCTGCCGGTCCTCTACGCCTCGGGCCGCGAGGGCAAAGCCTCCAAGGAGCAGCCGGAGAACGGTTCGGCTCCCGCCGCCGAGAACCTCGACGCCCTGTTCGACGTGCTGCTCAACAACATCCCGGCGCCCAAGGGCAACGTGGACGCGCCGCTGCAGGCCCACGTCACCAACCTCGACGCCTCGGCCTTCCTCGGCCGTCTCGCCCTGGTTCGCGTGCACAACGGCGAGCTGCGCAAGGGCCAGAACGTCACCTGGATCAACGCCGAGGGTGCCAAGCAGGTCAAGATCACCGAGCTGCTGCAGACGATCGGTGTGGAGCGTCAGCCGGGCGAGGTCGCCGTCGCCGGTGACATCGTCGCCATCGCCGGTATCCCGGACATCATGATCGGCGACACCCTCGCCGACGTGGAGAACCCGGTCGCGCTGCCGCGCATCTCCGTCGACGAGCCCGCCATCTCGGTGGTCATCGGCACCAACACCTCGCCGCTGGTCGGCCGGGTGCAGGGGCACAAGCTGACCGCCCGCATGGTGAAGTCGCGGCTGGATCAGGAACTGATCGGCAACGTCTCGCTGCGCGTGCTCGACATCGGTCGTCCCGATGCCTGGGAGGTGCAGGGCCGTGGAGAGCTGGCGCTGGCCATCCTGGTCGAGCAGATGCGTCGTGAGGGCTTCGAACTGACCGTGGGCAAGCCGCAGGTGGTCACCAAGACCGTCGACGGCAAGGTGCACGAGCCGTTCGAAGAGCTGACCATCGACTGCCCCGACGAGTACCTGGGTGCCATCACCCAGCTGCTGGCCGCCCGCAAGGGCAAGATGGTGCAGATGAGCAACCACGCCGCCGGGTGGGTGCGCATGGAGTTCATCGTGCCCTCGCGTGGCCTGATCGGCTTCCGCACAGTGTTCCTCACCGAGACCCGCGGCACCGGCATCGCCAACGCCGTCTCCCATGGCTACGCGCCGTGGGCCGGTGAGATCCGCGCTCGCCACACCGGTTCGCTGGTGTCGGACCGCGCGGGCACCGTCACCCCGTTCGCGATGATCCAGCTGGCCGATCGTGGTCAGTTCTTCGTCGAGCCGGGTGCCGATACCTACGAGGGCATGGTGGTCGGCATCAACCCCCGCGCCGAGGATCTCGACATCAACGTGACCCGCGAGAAGAAGCTGACCAACATGCGCAGCGCGACCGCGGACACCTTCGAGACCATGGCCAAGCCGCTGCAGCTCGACCTGGAACTGGCGATGGAGTTCTGCGCCGGTGACGAGTGCGTCGAGGTCACCCCGGAGGTGGTCCGCGTGCGCAAGGTGGTGCTCGGCGCCAACGAGCGTGCCCGCGACCTGTCGCGTCGCAAGGCGCGTGACCGCGCGGTGAGCAACTCCTAG
- a CDS encoding 4a-hydroxytetrahydrobiopterin dehydratase, which produces MGTPLLSDPEITIALATLPEWSREGAAIIRTVQAPSFPEGIELVRKVAAAAEAADHHPDIDIRWRTLTFTLSTHSAGGITAADTALAHTIDTIVG; this is translated from the coding sequence ATGGGTACTCCGTTGCTCTCCGACCCCGAGATCACCATCGCCCTGGCCACCCTGCCCGAGTGGTCACGCGAGGGTGCCGCGATCATCCGCACGGTACAGGCGCCGAGTTTCCCGGAAGGGATCGAACTGGTCCGCAAGGTCGCCGCGGCGGCCGAAGCGGCCGACCACCATCCAGACATCGATATCCGATGGCGCACACTGACATTCACCCTCAGCACGCATTCGGCGGGTGGGATCACCGCGGCCGACACCGCGCTGGCCCACACCATCGACACGATCGTCGGCTGA
- a CDS encoding mannosyltransferase, whose translation MALNRHLRWALALLGLSVLARLSWMLFAENGLNVVDLHVYVDGSASLLTDRLYDFTYAEETPDFPLPFTYPPFAALVFFPLHYLPFTLVAVGWMLATVAALYGVIRISLELLLGAEEAKRTRWITAAVAWTALGVWLEPVRTTIDYGQVNVFLVYGAMLAVRSARWWISGTLVGFIAGIKLTPAITGLYFVARRRWATVLWSAAAFGLTVAVSFLINASEARRYFGTLLGDADRIGPVGSVWNQSLRGALSRILGRDVESGAWWLAAVVLTAVLAFLAWRTLGPDDRLGTLVLVQLFGLMISPISWSHHWVWLIPAVLWLLYGPLRDERVARIIAGFWLLTMLVGVPWVLSFAQPTIWTIPRPWPLAWLGAVDVIGVFVLLGWLIWHGRDTLRAQLGGRRRAAEVPAS comes from the coding sequence CTGGCATTGAACCGACATCTCCGATGGGCTCTCGCGCTGCTCGGATTGTCCGTGCTCGCCCGGTTGAGCTGGATGCTGTTCGCCGAGAACGGCCTCAACGTGGTCGATCTGCACGTCTATGTCGACGGCTCGGCCTCGCTGCTCACCGACCGGCTCTACGACTTCACCTACGCGGAGGAGACGCCGGACTTCCCACTGCCGTTCACCTATCCGCCCTTCGCCGCGCTGGTGTTCTTCCCCCTGCACTACCTGCCGTTCACGCTGGTGGCGGTCGGCTGGATGCTGGCGACGGTCGCGGCGCTCTACGGCGTCATCCGGATCAGCCTGGAGCTGCTCCTCGGCGCGGAGGAGGCGAAGCGGACGCGCTGGATCACCGCGGCCGTCGCCTGGACCGCGCTCGGGGTCTGGCTCGAGCCGGTGCGCACCACCATCGACTACGGCCAGGTCAACGTCTTCCTGGTGTACGGGGCGATGCTCGCCGTGCGCAGCGCGCGCTGGTGGATCTCGGGCACGCTGGTCGGTTTCATCGCGGGCATCAAGCTGACGCCGGCGATCACCGGCCTCTATTTCGTGGCCCGACGGCGCTGGGCGACGGTGCTGTGGTCGGCGGCGGCGTTCGGGCTCACCGTGGCTGTGAGCTTTCTCATCAACGCGAGCGAGGCCCGCCGCTACTTCGGCACGCTGCTCGGCGACGCCGACCGGATCGGCCCGGTCGGCTCGGTCTGGAATCAGTCGCTGCGCGGGGCGTTGAGCCGTATTCTCGGCCGTGACGTGGAGTCGGGGGCGTGGTGGCTCGCGGCGGTGGTGCTCACCGCGGTGCTGGCCTTCCTCGCCTGGCGCACGCTCGGCCCCGACGACCGTCTCGGCACCCTGGTCCTGGTGCAGCTGTTCGGGCTGATGATCTCGCCGATCTCCTGGTCGCACCACTGGGTGTGGCTGATCCCGGCCGTCCTGTGGCTGCTCTACGGACCGCTGCGCGATGAGCGCGTCGCGCGGATCATCGCCGGGTTCTGGTTGCTGACGATGCTGGTCGGCGTCCCGTGGGTCCTCTCGTTCGCCCAGCCGACGATCTGGACCATCCCGCGCCCGTGGCCGCTGGCCTGGCTGGGCGCGGTCGACGTGATCGGCGTGTTCGTCCTGCTCGGCTGGCTGATCTGGCACGGCCGCGACACCCTGCGCGCACAGCTGGGCGGGCGACGTCGCGCCGCCGAGGTGCCCGCGAGCTGA
- a CDS encoding IS481 family transposase — MTHRNAPLSVEGRRRLVARCQHRSIAHVAAEMGISRQCASKWVNRWRRHGELGLLDRSSTPHHQPRATPAGVVSRIERLRRDNKWSARRIAFELDGDGTAIAVRTVTRQLAHLGLHRRRFLDPTGENNRTPRPIVARWPGHMVHVDVKKVGRIPDGGGWRVHGAGSEQAKLAARAKKRGARAGYVYLHSVVDGYSRLAYTEALDDEKAETAIRFMHRARAFLAAHGITHIHRIVTDNGSCYRAHDFAKVLRGARHQRIRPYTPRHNGKVERYQRILAEEFLYARAWTSDLQRSQALQVWNIHYNYHRPHTAAGNRPPVIRLHAGVTNVMASYT, encoded by the coding sequence GTGACCCACCGTAATGCCCCGCTGTCGGTCGAAGGCCGTCGCCGCCTCGTCGCCCGCTGCCAGCACCGTTCGATCGCCCACGTCGCCGCCGAGATGGGTATCTCACGCCAGTGCGCGTCGAAGTGGGTGAACCGGTGGCGCCGCCACGGCGAACTCGGCCTGCTCGACCGATCCTCGACACCACACCACCAACCCAGGGCGACCCCCGCCGGGGTCGTCTCCCGGATCGAGCGGCTACGCAGGGACAACAAATGGTCGGCACGGCGGATCGCTTTCGAACTCGACGGTGACGGCACCGCGATCGCAGTTCGCACCGTCACCCGCCAGCTCGCCCATCTGGGACTGCATCGGCGCCGGTTCCTCGACCCCACCGGCGAGAACAACCGGACACCTCGACCGATCGTGGCCCGCTGGCCAGGACACATGGTCCATGTCGATGTGAAGAAGGTCGGCCGGATCCCCGATGGCGGCGGCTGGCGGGTTCACGGCGCAGGTTCCGAACAGGCCAAGCTCGCCGCACGAGCCAAGAAGCGCGGGGCCAGAGCCGGCTATGTCTACCTGCACTCGGTGGTCGACGGCTACTCACGGCTCGCCTACACCGAAGCCCTCGACGACGAGAAAGCCGAGACCGCGATCCGGTTCATGCACCGAGCCAGGGCCTTCCTCGCCGCCCACGGCATCACCCACATCCACCGGATCGTGACCGACAACGGCTCCTGCTACCGCGCCCACGACTTCGCGAAGGTGCTCCGCGGGGCCCGTCACCAGCGAATCCGCCCCTACACACCCCGCCACAACGGCAAAGTCGAACGCTACCAACGGATCCTGGCCGAAGAGTTCCTCTACGCCCGAGCATGGACCTCAGACCTTCAGCGCAGTCAAGCCCTGCAGGTCTGGAACATCCACTACAACTACCATCGTCCGCACACCGCCGCTGGGAACCGACCACCAGTCATCCGTCTCCACGCCGGTGTCACCAACGTCATGGCCTCATACACCTAG
- a CDS encoding DUF1906 domain-containing protein, protein MRSVSVTRREFFGFAVAAATVGVGLSAAPAAAQSFGTMVDYSAGVPSAAAIKAAGHIGVIRYVSDRRPGAEWMAGKPLRAAEVEDLRAHGLSIVSNYQFGKADTADWRGGREAGKRHADRGWALHSAAGGPDTAPIYASIDDNPSQREFDEMIAPYIEGWESVLGADLVGIYANTPTIDRAIDAGLASWFWQHNWGTPKGHVHGNAHLHQFEIDKRAIDGIGVDLNRVLAQDYGQW, encoded by the coding sequence ATGCGTTCTGTTTCGGTGACCCGGCGAGAGTTCTTCGGATTCGCCGTCGCGGCAGCCACTGTCGGCGTCGGCCTGTCCGCCGCACCGGCCGCGGCCCAATCGTTCGGCACCATGGTCGACTACTCCGCGGGCGTGCCGTCGGCCGCGGCGATCAAGGCCGCCGGGCACATCGGCGTGATTCGCTACGTCTCCGATCGCAGGCCCGGCGCCGAGTGGATGGCGGGCAAGCCGCTGCGCGCCGCCGAGGTCGAGGACCTGCGGGCGCACGGTCTGTCGATCGTGTCGAACTATCAGTTCGGCAAGGCCGACACCGCCGACTGGCGTGGTGGCCGGGAAGCGGGCAAACGTCACGCCGACCGCGGCTGGGCGCTGCACTCCGCCGCGGGTGGCCCCGACACCGCGCCGATCTACGCCTCCATCGACGACAACCCGTCCCAGCGCGAGTTCGACGAGATGATCGCGCCCTATATCGAGGGCTGGGAATCGGTGCTCGGCGCCGACCTCGTCGGCATCTACGCCAACACCCCGACGATCGATCGCGCCATCGACGCGGGCCTGGCTTCCTGGTTCTGGCAGCACAATTGGGGCACCCCCAAGGGTCATGTGCACGGCAACGCGCACCTGCACCAGTTCGAGATCGACAAGCGTGCGATCGACGGCATCGGCGTCGACCTGAATCGTGTGCTGGCGCAGGACTACGGCCAGTGGTGA
- a CDS encoding CHAP domain-containing protein has protein sequence MTQVEVERTGRKGRWIAGISGALAVAALVVVGAVWWQHDWGEPFPVLDSEHLDEQQVALVEVLRREYENPGDGPKYAEGVREAWCADFVSWTMREAGRPLANPHSGSWRIPGVYTLTEYYQGVGRFTPGDVDYRPRTGDVVLYGPNSPLGQHTNIVLKTEGATITTIGGNEMGGIRVRTITPAETADLVGYGRF, from the coding sequence ATGACGCAGGTCGAGGTCGAACGGACCGGACGAAAAGGCAGATGGATCGCCGGGATCTCCGGCGCGCTCGCGGTGGCCGCGCTGGTGGTGGTCGGTGCCGTCTGGTGGCAGCACGACTGGGGAGAGCCGTTCCCCGTGCTGGACAGCGAACATCTCGACGAACAGCAGGTCGCCCTGGTGGAGGTGCTCCGCCGCGAATACGAGAACCCGGGCGACGGCCCGAAGTACGCCGAGGGTGTGCGGGAGGCCTGGTGTGCGGACTTCGTCAGCTGGACGATGCGCGAGGCGGGCAGACCGCTGGCCAACCCGCACTCGGGTTCCTGGCGCATTCCCGGGGTCTACACGCTGACCGAGTACTACCAGGGCGTCGGCCGGTTCACTCCCGGTGACGTCGACTACCGGCCGCGCACCGGCGACGTGGTGCTCTACGGCCCGAACAGTCCGCTCGGTCAGCACACCAACATCGTGTTGAAGACCGAGGGCGCGACGATCACCACCATCGGCGGCAACGAGATGGGCGGGATCCGGGTCAGGACCATCACCCCGGCCGAAACAGCCGATCTGGTCGGTTACGGCCGCTTCTGA
- a CDS encoding helix-turn-helix domain-containing protein — MEDPHTPIARYLRERRESAGLTRAALSGMAGISPALIQKIEQGTRTPTLEALTGLFDALEVPDLFRSHILMLSISHRYDTPAPSGAVPASDLLLLNAIPFPASFQVYASYDVLATNAAWDRLFPGLATGTTLLEWMLLDPRSRTSLVDWYEQVHLCVYGFRVMSRGVVPQRRIDELVASCARAPEWTEFWTTEPAAPSDLDAPVLRIRDPDTGASARLTMHNLGSTNPRRDWALIVFSPTLN, encoded by the coding sequence GTGGAGGACCCGCACACGCCGATTGCGCGCTATCTGCGCGAGCGCCGCGAATCCGCGGGACTGACCAGGGCGGCGCTGAGCGGAATGGCCGGGATCTCCCCTGCCCTGATCCAGAAGATCGAACAGGGCACGCGCACACCGACCTTGGAGGCGCTCACCGGACTGTTCGACGCGCTGGAGGTGCCCGACCTGTTCCGCAGTCACATCCTGATGCTGTCGATCTCGCACCGCTACGACACCCCGGCTCCCTCCGGTGCGGTGCCCGCCTCGGATCTGTTGCTGCTGAACGCGATTCCGTTCCCGGCCAGCTTCCAGGTGTACGCCTCCTACGACGTGCTCGCCACGAACGCGGCCTGGGACCGGCTCTTCCCCGGCTTGGCCACGGGTACCACGCTGCTCGAATGGATGCTGCTCGATCCGCGCTCACGCACCTCCCTCGTCGACTGGTACGAGCAGGTTCACCTGTGTGTCTACGGTTTTCGGGTGATGAGCCGTGGAGTGGTGCCGCAGCGGCGCATCGACGAACTCGTCGCCAGCTGCGCGCGGGCGCCGGAGTGGACCGAGTTCTGGACCACCGAGCCCGCCGCGCCGAGCGACCTCGACGCACCGGTGCTGCGGATCCGCGATCCCGACACCGGCGCGTCGGCCCGGCTGACCATGCACAACCTCGGCTCGACCAACCCGCGCCGGGACTGGGCGCTGATCGTGTTCAGCCCGACCCTGAACTGA